One window of Jatrophihabitans sp. genomic DNA carries:
- a CDS encoding bifunctional salicylyl-CoA 5-hydroxylase/oxidoreductase: protein MRIAVIGGGPGGLYFAALAKALDPEAEIRVWERNAAEDTFGFGVVFSDETLGGIEHADPVIYARMAEQFARWDDIDIHFRGALTTVGGQGFAAMSRKTLLQLLQERCAELGVDVRFRTEAPDVDTLSRDYDLVLACDGANSAVRIKYADVFRPSLEVGRNKYMWLGTDLVFEAFKFYICQTPYGVMQVHGYPYDATGSTFIVEMHDDVWRRAGFDESASTTFAPGVSDEKSVARVQELIGDILQGHQILKNNSKWQSFTTISNDTWRNGNVVLLGDAAHTAHFSIGSGTKLAMEDALALVACLHEHPDVQTALQAYEAERRPVVLSTQRAAQASLDWFENIRHYVDQPMEQFAFNIVTRSRRITYDNLRLRDPEFLAGMDAWFARHERDRHGVDGAAQAGRPDRRGPLEQETPAAAGACPPMFHPFRLGQLELKNRVVVSPMDTYSAVDGMPGDFHLVHLGARALGGAGLVMTEMVCVSPTARITPGCTGIYTPEQEQAWARVTDFVHRSSTAKIGLQLGHSGRKGSTKLMWEGIDEPLPEGNWEIVGPSPLPYTPANPAPRELTEAELDEIKADFVAAAEAGARAGFDMLELHCAHGYLLSSFLSPLSNVRTDHYGGELANRLRFPLEVFDAVRAAWPAERPISVRISATDWHEGGNDVEAAVAIAEAFAEHGADAIHVSTGQVVKEEKPAFGRSYQTPYADRIRNDVGERYGVAVIAVGAIASYDDVNSVLLAGRADLVAVGRPHLYDPHWTLHAAAEQEYRGAGADWPVQYRAGSRKPPTGRTDGPRPRLTLLRQPEAGTRHARWRPAR, encoded by the coding sequence ATGCGTATCGCAGTCATCGGCGGCGGCCCGGGCGGGCTGTACTTCGCCGCGCTCGCCAAGGCATTGGACCCCGAGGCCGAGATCCGGGTGTGGGAGCGCAACGCCGCCGAGGACACCTTCGGCTTCGGCGTCGTGTTCAGCGACGAGACCCTCGGCGGCATCGAGCACGCCGACCCGGTGATCTACGCCCGGATGGCCGAGCAGTTCGCGCGCTGGGACGACATCGACATCCACTTCCGCGGCGCCCTGACCACCGTCGGCGGCCAGGGCTTCGCGGCCATGAGCCGCAAGACGCTGCTTCAGCTGCTGCAGGAGCGCTGCGCCGAGCTCGGGGTGGACGTCCGGTTCCGCACTGAGGCGCCCGATGTCGACACCCTCAGCCGGGACTATGACCTGGTGCTGGCCTGCGACGGCGCGAACTCGGCGGTGCGCATCAAGTACGCCGACGTCTTCAGGCCGTCGCTGGAGGTGGGCCGCAACAAGTACATGTGGCTGGGCACCGACCTGGTGTTCGAGGCCTTCAAGTTCTACATCTGCCAGACGCCGTACGGGGTCATGCAGGTGCACGGCTACCCCTATGACGCCACCGGCAGCACCTTCATCGTCGAGATGCACGACGACGTCTGGCGCCGGGCCGGGTTCGACGAGTCGGCCTCGACCACGTTCGCGCCGGGAGTCAGCGACGAGAAGTCCGTGGCCCGGGTCCAGGAGCTGATCGGCGACATCCTGCAGGGCCACCAGATCCTGAAGAACAACTCCAAGTGGCAGAGCTTCACCACGATCTCCAACGACACCTGGCGAAACGGCAACGTGGTGCTGCTCGGCGACGCCGCGCACACCGCGCACTTCTCGATCGGCTCGGGCACCAAGCTGGCGATGGAGGACGCGCTCGCGCTCGTCGCCTGCCTGCACGAGCATCCCGACGTCCAGACTGCCCTGCAGGCCTACGAGGCCGAGCGGCGTCCGGTGGTGCTCTCGACACAGCGTGCGGCCCAAGCCAGCCTGGACTGGTTCGAGAACATCAGGCACTACGTCGACCAGCCGATGGAGCAGTTCGCGTTCAACATCGTGACCCGCAGCCGCCGCATCACCTATGACAACCTGCGGCTGCGCGACCCGGAGTTCCTCGCAGGCATGGACGCCTGGTTCGCGCGGCACGAACGTGATCGGCACGGGGTTGACGGGGCCGCCCAGGCCGGCCGGCCTGACCGGCGAGGCCCACTTGAGCAGGAGACCCCAGCGGCGGCCGGCGCCTGCCCGCCGATGTTCCACCCGTTCCGGCTCGGTCAGCTTGAGCTGAAGAACCGGGTCGTGGTCTCGCCGATGGACACCTACTCGGCAGTCGACGGGATGCCCGGGGACTTTCACCTGGTGCACCTGGGCGCCCGGGCGCTCGGCGGCGCCGGGTTGGTGATGACCGAGATGGTCTGCGTCTCACCCACGGCGCGGATCACCCCGGGCTGCACGGGCATCTACACCCCCGAGCAGGAGCAGGCGTGGGCGCGGGTGACGGACTTCGTTCACCGCAGCAGCACCGCCAAGATCGGCCTTCAGCTCGGCCACTCCGGCCGCAAGGGCTCGACCAAGCTGATGTGGGAGGGCATCGACGAGCCGCTGCCTGAGGGCAACTGGGAGATCGTCGGCCCGTCACCGCTGCCCTACACGCCGGCCAACCCCGCGCCGCGCGAGCTGACCGAGGCCGAGCTGGACGAGATCAAGGCGGACTTCGTAGCCGCTGCCGAGGCGGGCGCCCGCGCCGGCTTCGACATGCTCGAGCTGCACTGCGCGCACGGCTACCTGCTTTCCTCGTTCCTCTCCCCGCTGTCCAACGTCCGCACCGATCACTACGGCGGCGAGTTGGCCAACCGGCTGCGCTTCCCGCTCGAGGTCTTCGACGCGGTGCGCGCCGCGTGGCCGGCCGAGCGCCCGATCAGCGTGCGGATCTCGGCGACCGACTGGCACGAGGGCGGCAACGACGTCGAGGCGGCGGTCGCAATCGCCGAGGCGTTCGCCGAGCACGGCGCCGACGCCATCCACGTCTCCACCGGTCAGGTGGTCAAGGAGGAGAAGCCGGCCTTCGGGCGCAGCTACCAGACGCCGTACGCCGACCGGATCCGCAACGACGTGGGCGAGCGCTACGGCGTCGCGGTGATCGCGGTGGGCGCCATCGCCTCCTATGACGACGTCAACTCGGTGCTGCTGGCTGGTCGCGCCGACCTGGTCGCCGTCGGCCGGCCCCACCTGTATGACCCGCACTGGACGCTGCACGCCGCCGCCGAGCAGGAGTACCGCGGCGCCGGCGCGGACTGGCCGGTGCAGTACCGGGCCGGCAGCCGGAAACCGCCGACCGGCCGCACCGACGGTCCCCGGCCACGGCTGACCCTGCTCCGCCAACCGGAAGCCGGCACCCGGCACGCCCGCTGGCGGCCGGCCCGCTGA
- a CDS encoding DUF4244 domain-containing protein: protein MGAVDRIYRRYKRAVARRLEDGAEAGMTTAEYAVGTVAAVAFAAVLLKVVRSSAVQAALSHILTSALNVSL from the coding sequence ATGGGCGCTGTGGACAGAATTTACCGGCGATACAAACGGGCAGTGGCGCGGCGGCTGGAAGACGGCGCCGAGGCCGGTATGACAACCGCGGAATACGCGGTCGGCACGGTGGCTGCGGTGGCCTTCGCGGCGGTCCTGCTCAAGGTGGTGCGCAGCTCAGCAGTGCAGGCCGCGCTGTCGCACATCCTCACCTCGGCGCTGAACGTCTCGCTGTGA
- a CDS encoding Rv3654c family TadE-like protein, giving the protein MSCRSDRGAATVWVLGFSSVILILALVAAARGSAVLARHRLEGAADLAALAAAHQIGRVEQPCATAARVAAANAAVLVSCSARLDASGRSGSVAVRLSRLVSFPLLGARTVSSRSRAGRQPWQGRSAATVRPARAEGDGEGTW; this is encoded by the coding sequence GTGAGCTGCCGGTCAGACCGCGGGGCTGCCACCGTCTGGGTGCTCGGCTTCAGCTCGGTGATCCTCATCCTTGCCTTGGTGGCGGCAGCCCGCGGATCGGCCGTGCTGGCGCGGCACCGGTTGGAAGGGGCGGCAGATCTGGCGGCGCTGGCCGCGGCTCACCAGATCGGCCGGGTGGAGCAGCCGTGCGCGACCGCGGCCCGGGTCGCCGCGGCCAATGCCGCGGTCCTGGTGTCGTGCTCTGCCCGGCTGGACGCCTCCGGGCGCAGTGGCAGTGTCGCGGTGCGACTCAGCCGCCTGGTCTCCTTTCCACTGCTGGGCGCCCGGACGGTGTCCTCGCGATCCCGGGCCGGACGCCAACCCTGGCAGGGTAGGTCGGCAGCCACGGTCCGGCCGGCGCGAGCCGAGGGTGACGGCGAGGGTACGTGGTGA
- a CDS encoding SDR family NAD(P)-dependent oxidoreductase, giving the protein MTAPEAGRICLVAGASRGIGAAVALALSREGHRVALLGRDGATLDEVGAGLPGPSLTVPADVTDADAIEAAFSRIEREWGPVEVLVCNAGAGTAAAIVDTSDDDWARMLELNLTAPFRLMRRALPSMTGSGWGRIVVIASVVAKRGEAQVAAYTASKHGVLGLVRAAAAELARSGVTVNAVCPGYVDTPMTDATIEAIAARSGRGTDDARATLARRQPIGRLIEPDEVADAVRFCLANAAVTGQGINVDGGSVQS; this is encoded by the coding sequence TTGACGGCCCCTGAGGCCGGGCGGATCTGCCTGGTCGCCGGCGCCAGCCGCGGGATCGGCGCGGCGGTCGCCCTGGCGCTGTCACGCGAGGGCCACCGGGTGGCGCTGCTCGGTCGCGACGGCGCCACCCTGGACGAGGTCGGCGCCGGACTGCCGGGACCGAGCCTCACCGTGCCGGCCGATGTGACCGACGCCGACGCCATCGAGGCCGCCTTCAGCCGGATCGAACGGGAATGGGGGCCGGTCGAGGTGCTGGTCTGCAATGCGGGCGCCGGGACCGCCGCCGCGATCGTCGACACCTCCGACGATGACTGGGCCCGGATGCTCGAGCTCAACCTCACCGCCCCGTTCCGGCTGATGCGCCGGGCGCTGCCGTCGATGACCGGCAGCGGCTGGGGCCGGATCGTCGTCATCGCCTCGGTGGTGGCCAAGCGCGGCGAGGCGCAGGTGGCGGCCTACACCGCGTCCAAGCACGGCGTGCTCGGCCTGGTGCGCGCGGCGGCCGCCGAGCTGGCCCGCTCCGGGGTGACCGTCAACGCCGTCTGCCCCGGTTACGTCGACACCCCGATGACCGATGCGACCATCGAGGCGATCGCCGCCCGCAGCGGTCGCGGCACAGACGACGCGCGCGCCACGCTGGCCCGCAGGCAGCCGATCGGGCGGTTGATCGAGCCCGACGAGGTGGCCGACGCCGTGCGGTTCTGCTTGGCCAACGCCGCGGTGACCGGCCAGGGAATCAACGTAGACGGAGGATCGGTGCAGTCATGA
- a CDS encoding TadE family type IV pilus minor pilin — MRASSDAGMVTAETAMSLPVLLMLTLAGVAAVSVGQARMRCVDAASEAAKAIARGDPGSAAERARSAAGRPVTLSTTAGALDTTVTVRLTLRPVSWLPPVAITETAVAATEPGVAP, encoded by the coding sequence ATGCGGGCCAGTTCCGACGCGGGCATGGTGACCGCCGAGACCGCGATGAGTTTGCCGGTGCTGCTCATGCTGACGCTGGCGGGGGTCGCCGCGGTCAGCGTCGGCCAGGCTCGGATGCGCTGCGTCGACGCAGCCAGTGAGGCGGCCAAGGCGATCGCCCGGGGCGACCCGGGTTCGGCCGCCGAGCGAGCCCGGTCAGCGGCCGGCCGGCCGGTGACGCTGAGCACCACCGCAGGGGCCCTCGACACCACGGTGACGGTGCGGCTGACGCTGCGCCCGGTGAGCTGGCTGCCGCCGGTGGCCATCACCGAGACCGCGGTGGCAGCCACCGAGCCCGGGGTAGCCCCGTGA
- a CDS encoding PaaX family transcriptional regulator C-terminal domain-containing protein produces the protein MSSDAKPKGLQDDSIAEAQPRQLIVTVYGLYAREKPNWLPIASVVRLMSDLGVDSQAVRSSISRLKRRDTLHSLRIGAAAGYALSPSTLEAMREGDRRIFDQRHASLADGWVQVVFTVPEAERGKRHELRTRLARLGFGPVAPGVWLAPGALADEVSEVLARQRLSGYVDIFCGQYLGYAELAGRVRDWWDLDDLAAKYAQFLGHYRPVRRRLASRPPAGGEAFAEYVRMVTAWRRLRYLDPGLPAEVLPARWDGVAAAKLFGELSDALRQPAHRHVLRAIHD, from the coding sequence ATGAGCAGCGACGCAAAGCCGAAAGGCCTCCAGGACGACTCGATCGCCGAGGCCCAGCCCCGTCAACTGATCGTCACGGTCTACGGCCTGTACGCGCGCGAGAAGCCGAACTGGCTGCCGATCGCCTCGGTGGTGCGACTGATGAGCGACCTGGGTGTGGACAGCCAGGCGGTGCGCTCCTCGATCTCCCGGCTCAAGCGCCGCGACACCCTGCACAGCCTGCGGATCGGCGCGGCCGCCGGGTACGCGCTCTCACCGTCCACCCTGGAGGCGATGCGCGAGGGCGATCGGCGGATCTTCGACCAGCGGCACGCCAGCCTGGCCGACGGATGGGTGCAGGTCGTCTTCACGGTGCCGGAGGCCGAGCGGGGCAAGCGGCATGAGCTGCGGACCAGGCTGGCCAGGCTCGGTTTCGGCCCGGTCGCCCCCGGCGTCTGGCTGGCGCCGGGGGCGCTGGCAGACGAGGTCAGCGAGGTGCTGGCCCGCCAGCGGCTGTCCGGCTACGTCGACATCTTCTGCGGCCAGTACCTCGGCTACGCCGAACTGGCCGGCCGGGTGCGGGACTGGTGGGATCTGGATGACCTCGCCGCGAAGTACGCCCAGTTCCTCGGCCACTACCGGCCGGTCAGGCGCCGGCTGGCCAGCCGGCCGCCGGCAGGCGGCGAGGCCTTCGCCGAGTACGTCCGGATGGTGACCGCGTGGCGGCGGCTGCGCTACCTCGATCCCGGCCTGCCGGCCGAGGTGCTGCCCGCTCGCTGGGACGGCGTCGCGGCGGCGAAGTTGTTCGGCGAGCTCAGCGACGCGTTGCGCCAGCCGGCGCACCGGCACGTGCTGCGCGCGATTCACGACTGA
- a CDS encoding enoyl-CoA hydratase family protein, with protein MTNRFRASVPLTEDWQHFDFAVADGIATVTLNRPEKLNPLTFESYADLRDLVLQLPYRDDVRVLVIRGAGKAFCAGGDVNEIIGELIKMRPRELMAFTKMTGDLIRAMREVSVPIVSGIQGIAAGAGSVVALASDFRVVTRSARFAFLFTKVGLSGGDMGAAYLLPRMVGAGRATQLLMLGDTIDAATAEKYGLVSELVDDDELDAAVAKLATRLAEGPSLAYAQTKALITRELDMSLAGAMELDAMTQALLMTTDDHAEFHAAFNERRPPRWTGR; from the coding sequence ATGACGAACAGGTTCCGGGCCTCCGTGCCGCTCACCGAGGACTGGCAGCACTTCGACTTCGCGGTGGCCGACGGCATCGCCACGGTGACGCTCAACCGGCCCGAGAAGCTCAACCCGCTGACCTTTGAGAGTTACGCCGACCTGCGCGACCTGGTGCTGCAGCTGCCCTACCGCGACGACGTGCGGGTGCTGGTGATCCGCGGCGCCGGCAAGGCCTTCTGCGCCGGGGGCGACGTCAACGAGATCATCGGCGAGCTGATCAAGATGCGCCCGCGCGAGTTGATGGCGTTCACCAAGATGACCGGCGACCTGATCCGGGCGATGCGCGAGGTCTCGGTCCCGATCGTGTCCGGCATCCAGGGCATCGCGGCCGGCGCAGGCTCGGTGGTGGCGCTGGCCTCGGACTTCCGGGTGGTGACCCGGTCGGCTCGCTTCGCCTTCTTGTTCACCAAGGTGGGGCTGTCCGGCGGTGACATGGGCGCGGCCTACCTGCTGCCCCGGATGGTCGGCGCCGGCCGGGCCACCCAACTGCTCATGCTCGGCGACACGATCGACGCCGCCACCGCCGAGAAGTACGGCCTGGTCAGCGAGCTGGTCGACGACGACGAGCTGGACGCCGCGGTCGCCAAGCTGGCCACCCGGCTGGCCGAGGGGCCGAGCCTGGCTTACGCCCAGACCAAGGCGCTGATCACCCGCGAGCTGGACATGTCGCTGGCCGGCGCGATGGAGCTGGACGCCATGACCCAGGCGCTGCTGATGACCACCGATGACCACGCCGAGTTTCACGCGGCGTTCAACGAGCGCCGGCCGCCCCGCTGGACCGGGCGTTGA
- a CDS encoding acyl-CoA dehydrogenase family protein produces MSAFALTDEQRAYVRQVREVAVQSLVPLAEQGVEGRVNRPLLEAMGSHGLLSRLFGPTGRSAAAMELCLLRETLATVCTDAETALALQALGSYPFVLFGNEPVAERYREGVAAGTVVASFALSEAEAGSDAAALGLRAEPEGEGWRLTGEKTWISNAPEADVYTVFARTTADARARGITAFVVAGNAPGLTGQALDMLAPHAIGRLTFDGVRVERADVLGEVDAGFKVAMRTLDVLRPSVGAFAVGMAQAALDAAIEHTTSRQAFGGVLSDQQAVSHLLAEMATRVEASRLLVYAAAAAYDAGAAAELLTRKAAMAKLFATESAQFVVDAAVQLHGARALQRGHLLERLYRDVRAPRIYEGASEVQRTIIGRSLTQAATSERAEQA; encoded by the coding sequence ATGTCCGCCTTCGCACTGACCGACGAGCAACGAGCGTACGTGCGGCAGGTGCGAGAGGTCGCCGTGCAGTCGCTGGTCCCGCTTGCCGAGCAGGGCGTCGAGGGCCGGGTGAACAGGCCGCTGCTGGAGGCGATGGGCAGCCACGGGTTGCTCAGCCGGCTGTTCGGCCCGACCGGGCGCTCAGCCGCGGCCATGGAGCTCTGCCTGCTGCGCGAGACCCTTGCCACGGTCTGCACCGACGCCGAGACGGCGCTGGCGTTGCAGGCCCTGGGCAGCTATCCGTTCGTGCTCTTCGGCAATGAGCCGGTCGCCGAGCGCTACCGCGAGGGCGTGGCCGCGGGCACCGTGGTGGCCTCGTTCGCGCTGTCAGAGGCCGAGGCCGGCTCCGACGCCGCCGCGCTGGGACTGCGGGCCGAGCCCGAGGGCGAGGGATGGCGGCTGACCGGTGAGAAGACCTGGATCTCCAACGCCCCCGAGGCCGACGTCTACACGGTGTTCGCCCGCACCACCGCCGACGCCCGCGCCCGCGGCATCACCGCCTTCGTGGTCGCCGGGAACGCGCCGGGCCTGACCGGCCAGGCACTGGACATGCTGGCGCCGCACGCGATCGGCCGGTTGACCTTCGACGGCGTCCGGGTCGAGCGGGCCGACGTCCTGGGCGAGGTGGACGCGGGCTTCAAGGTCGCGATGCGCACGCTCGACGTGCTGCGTCCCAGCGTCGGCGCCTTCGCGGTCGGCATGGCCCAGGCCGCCCTGGACGCCGCCATCGAGCACACGACCAGCCGGCAGGCCTTCGGCGGCGTGCTCAGCGACCAGCAGGCGGTCAGCCACCTGCTCGCCGAGATGGCAACCCGGGTCGAGGCCAGCCGGCTGCTGGTCTACGCCGCGGCCGCGGCCTATGACGCCGGCGCCGCTGCCGAGCTGCTCACCCGCAAGGCGGCGATGGCCAAGCTGTTCGCCACCGAGAGCGCCCAGTTCGTCGTCGACGCGGCCGTGCAGTTGCACGGGGCCCGGGCCCTGCAACGCGGCCACCTGCTCGAGCGGCTGTACCGCGACGTCCGCGCGCCGCGGATCTATGAAGGCGCCTCCGAGGTGCAGCGCACCATCATCGGCCGCTCACTGACGCAGGCCGCGACCAGCGAAAGGGCCGAGCAGGCATGA
- a CDS encoding AMP-binding protein: MELSPSAHVDSFCRDNLPPQEQWPDFSFELPELRYPQRLNCAAALLDEVVAQHGADRPALHSAQESWSYGQLLARANQLAHYLSADAGLLPGHRVLLRGPNNPWLVACWFAVLKAGGVVVTTVPMLRSGEITPLIELTRANLALCDHRFATDLATAAGEMQVLLYGGGDAEDLIGKCAGKPTDFTNVDTAADDVAMLAPTSGTTGTPKATMHFHRDVLAIADTFGKHIVAGRPDDVFTGTPPLAFTFGLGGLLVFPLRIGASTLLIERATPTELAEAVERFGASVLFTAPTAYRAILRAGQQHRLASVRRAVSAGEHLPQPVWQELRDKTGIELIDGIGSTEMLHVFISAADGDIRPGATGKAVPGYTAAVLDAEGNPAPDGTAGRLAVVGPTGCRYLADPRQAVYVQHRWNVTGDTYIRDADGYFWYQARSDDMIVSSGYNIAAPEVERALEQHPDVVECAVVGRPDAERGSTVHAVVVLREGAAQDAMKVTELQDFTKQTIAPYKYPRSIEFAAALPRTSTGKVQRFRLRQSEAAR; this comes from the coding sequence ATGGAGCTCTCCCCGTCAGCGCACGTTGACTCGTTCTGCCGGGACAACCTGCCGCCGCAGGAGCAGTGGCCCGACTTCTCCTTCGAGCTTCCGGAGCTGCGTTACCCGCAGCGGCTCAACTGCGCCGCGGCGCTGCTCGACGAGGTGGTGGCCCAGCACGGCGCCGACCGTCCGGCCCTGCACAGCGCGCAGGAGTCCTGGAGCTACGGCCAGCTGCTGGCCCGCGCCAACCAACTGGCCCATTACCTCAGTGCGGACGCCGGCCTGCTGCCCGGCCATCGGGTCCTGCTGCGCGGGCCGAACAACCCGTGGCTGGTGGCCTGCTGGTTCGCGGTGCTCAAGGCCGGCGGCGTGGTGGTGACCACTGTGCCGATGCTGCGCAGCGGCGAGATCACCCCGCTGATCGAGCTGACCCGCGCCAACCTGGCGCTGTGCGATCACCGGTTCGCCACCGATCTGGCGACCGCGGCCGGCGAGATGCAGGTGCTGCTGTACGGCGGCGGGGACGCCGAGGACCTGATCGGCAAATGCGCGGGCAAGCCGACCGATTTCACCAACGTCGACACCGCGGCCGACGACGTCGCGATGCTGGCGCCGACCTCGGGCACGACCGGGACCCCGAAGGCGACGATGCACTTTCACCGCGACGTGCTGGCGATCGCCGACACGTTCGGCAAGCACATCGTGGCCGGCCGGCCCGACGACGTCTTCACCGGCACGCCGCCGCTGGCCTTCACCTTCGGCCTCGGCGGCCTGCTGGTGTTCCCGCTGCGGATCGGGGCCTCGACGCTGCTGATCGAACGGGCCACCCCCACCGAGCTCGCCGAGGCCGTCGAACGCTTCGGCGCGAGCGTGCTGTTCACCGCGCCGACTGCCTACCGGGCGATCCTGCGAGCCGGGCAGCAGCACCGGCTGGCCAGCGTGCGGCGCGCGGTGTCGGCCGGCGAGCACCTCCCCCAGCCGGTGTGGCAGGAACTGCGCGACAAGACCGGCATCGAGCTCATCGACGGCATCGGCAGCACCGAGATGCTGCACGTGTTCATCTCGGCGGCCGACGGCGACATCCGCCCGGGCGCGACCGGCAAGGCGGTGCCGGGCTACACCGCGGCGGTGCTCGACGCCGAGGGCAACCCGGCGCCGGACGGCACTGCCGGCCGGTTGGCCGTCGTAGGGCCGACCGGCTGCCGTTACCTGGCCGACCCGCGGCAGGCGGTCTACGTCCAGCACCGGTGGAACGTCACCGGCGACACCTACATCCGCGACGCTGACGGCTACTTCTGGTACCAGGCCCGCAGTGACGACATGATCGTCTCCTCGGGGTACAACATCGCCGCGCCCGAGGTCGAGCGGGCCCTGGAGCAGCACCCGGACGTGGTGGAGTGCGCGGTGGTGGGCCGGCCTGACGCCGAACGCGGCTCGACCGTGCACGCCGTCGTGGTCCTGCGCGAGGGCGCCGCCCAGGACGCGATGAAGGTCACCGAGCTGCAGGACTTCACCAAGCAGACGATCGCGCCCTACAAGTACCCACGCTCCATCGAGTTCGCCGCGGCGCTGCCGCGCACCTCTACCGGCAAGGTTCAGCGCTTCCGGCTTCGTCAGTCCGAAGCCGCGCGCTGA
- a CDS encoding RidA family protein yields MTLERINPEELGRPSGFAHAVRATDTARVYLAGQTALDKAGAIVGDTIVEQFEQALSNLLTALAAAGGGPEHLATVTIYIVDVADYRANAREIGAVWRRLAGTEYPAMAGIGIARLWDEEALIELQGVAEIPR; encoded by the coding sequence ATGACTTTGGAGCGGATCAATCCCGAGGAGCTCGGCCGGCCGTCGGGGTTCGCGCACGCGGTGCGCGCCACCGACACCGCGCGGGTCTACCTGGCCGGGCAGACCGCGCTCGACAAGGCCGGCGCCATCGTCGGCGACACGATCGTCGAGCAGTTCGAGCAGGCGCTGAGCAACCTGCTGACCGCGCTGGCCGCCGCCGGCGGCGGCCCCGAGCACCTGGCCACCGTCACGATCTACATCGTCGACGTCGCCGACTACCGGGCCAATGCCCGCGAGATCGGCGCGGTCTGGCGGCGACTGGCCGGCACCGAGTACCCGGCGATGGCCGGCATCGGCATAGCGCGGTTGTGGGACGAGGAAGCTCTCATCGAGCTGCAGGGCGTGGCCGAGATCCCGCGCTAA
- a CDS encoding DUF998 domain-containing protein — protein MTTGAPAAVSLPTASRSTALPGVLLFAGAAAVLMGIITAEALYPVTVHYNTHTSSVSDLAAMRPDNVVRQPSAMVFNATMVLAGLAFAVSVHLLQQEGHGRRLTIPLAFLGLGMIGVGLVPGNHLALHTLFAMIAFVSGGVGALLTAKSHAGPLRVIFRCLGIVSLTSLAVGTFLIEWAPVARLGEGGAERWVIYPVILWVIALSVVLLTANERDAGEIPRMRSQG, from the coding sequence ATGACGACTGGCGCCCCTGCCGCGGTGTCCCTGCCCACGGCCTCTCGCTCCACCGCCCTGCCCGGCGTACTGCTCTTCGCCGGCGCCGCGGCGGTGCTGATGGGCATAATCACCGCCGAAGCCCTCTACCCGGTGACCGTCCACTACAACACCCACACAAGCAGCGTCAGCGATCTCGCGGCGATGCGACCGGACAACGTCGTACGGCAACCGTCGGCGATGGTCTTCAACGCCACCATGGTGCTGGCGGGACTGGCCTTCGCAGTCTCGGTGCATCTCCTTCAGCAAGAGGGCCACGGGAGAAGGCTGACGATACCGCTGGCATTTCTCGGATTGGGAATGATCGGTGTGGGATTAGTCCCCGGCAATCACCTCGCGCTGCACACGCTGTTCGCCATGATCGCTTTTGTGTCAGGTGGTGTCGGAGCGTTACTCACCGCCAAGTCGCACGCCGGGCCGCTTCGCGTCATCTTCCGATGCCTCGGCATCGTCTCCCTCACCTCTCTGGCGGTTGGAACGTTTCTCATCGAGTGGGCGCCGGTGGCCCGATTGGGGGAGGGAGGCGCTGAGCGATGGGTCATCTACCCCGTCATCTTGTGGGTGATCGCGCTCAGTGTCGTGCTCTTGACCGCCAACGAACGTGACGCCGGTGAGATACCCCGGATGCGATCCCAGGGCTGA